In the genome of Synechococcus sp. UW179A, the window GGCCGGCCGCAGCTCTGGGGCTGGGCTGGAGCGCTGGGGGGTACTTGCTCATGACCAGAAGCATCCGTCAAAGACGACTGGGCGCCTTAAGCCTTGTATGTGGAAACCTGGGGGCTCTAGCACTGATCTTCAGCTCACCGCTCTGGCACTGGGAACTCAATGAAACATGGCCCGTTAAACCTGTTGCCGATCTGACAACACATGGGCAGGGACAACAGATCACCATCGTGGGGCATAACGAAAGGCCCAGCCTGAATTGGTACGCAAAGCAGAGAATTGCCCGAAATCGTTCAGACAAGAGACTGCGCTTGAGCGACAAGCAGCAACATCAGTGTGAAGTCTTGGCCAGATACCAAAAGTGGACTTTGACTAATTGCGATAACATGCTCCTAGAAGATTAAAGTCGTGTCCTTCACAACTGGATCAGAAAATATCGAAATTCTAGGATTATCGATCATCCTGCCGACATACAACGAGGCTGGATCCATCGAGACAATGGTGTCCTCACTTCTGGAACTCACCAATCAATATCAAGTCGAAATTTTAGTTGTTGATGATGATTCCCAGGATGGAACTGCAAATATTGTACGAAAACTGGCAAGACAGGATTCCCGGATCAAGTTAATTCAGCGCGTAGGGCGCTCCGGACTAGCAAGCGCCATCAAGGAAGGGTTAATCGCTGCCATTTATCCGTTTGCGATTGCCATGGACAGTGACGGACAACACGAACCCTCCTCAGTCTTATCAGCCATTCAGCATCTTCAGGACGGCGCTGAACTAGTGATTGGAAGTCGCTTTCTTGTTAACTCTAAAATCCATGGGCTGAGTGAACGCCGAACCGAAGGTTCCAATCTGGCTAATCGCCTAGCGAGATGGAGTCTTCCCAACAACTATTGCCACCTGACCGATTACATGAGTGGCTTTATCGCCATGGACCTCAATCGCTGCATTCAGTTGATCAGAAAAGTTGATGTCAACGGCTTCAAATTCTTGTACGAACTTCTTGCGATCAGCAAAGGAAAGCTGAAAATCACTGAAATACCACTGAATTTTCAACCACGACTCCATGGAAGTTCAAAACTGGACTACGCCATACTTTGGGATTTTGTTGTATCACTGATTCACACTGCCCTGTTCAGGCTCCTTCCGCGAAGAGCAATCAGCTTTGGCCTAGTTGGAGTCTCTGGGGTCGTTGTACAACTGATCATCACGTCGCTGGTCATGGCTCTTGGATTGAGCTTTCAAAAAGCGCTGCCTGTTGCTGTGATTTCAGCCGCGAGCTCAAATTATCTAATCAATAACAGCTTGACATTCAAAGACCGACGCCAGCATGGCCGACGATTACTCAAAGGTCTTCTCAAATTCTTACTCGTCGCCTCTCTTCCTTCACTGGCCAATATTGGGCTGGCAACTGTTTTCTACAATCTAGTTCAGGCCAATGCTGTTATTGCACAACTATCAGGAATCATCGTGGTTTACATCTGGAATTATGCGGCATCATCGCGATTTGTCTGGAACACCCCCTGAACCGCTAATTCAATGACAGCGAGTTGCCTGGGAAGCCGAAAGCAAAATCTGCTTGCTGATGCGACCTGGATTCCAGTAAGTCTGGGAGTCATCTTACGCAGCATTCAAGTCTGGATGCCCATCACCGGTATCCACAGCTGGCGGCAAGCTGATACTGCAGCGATGGCTCGACATTTCCATCTGTCAAAGACGCCGATTTGGTTGCCACAGATTGACTGGGGAGGTGAATCTACTGGCTATGTGGAATCAGAGTTCCCACTATTCCCATACCTAACGAGTCAGCTCTATCAATTCTTTGGCATTCACGAGTGGCTGGGACGCTGTGTCTCGATCCTCTGCAGCGGATTAACCATTTGGCTCATCATTCGGCTTGGACGACGCTGGTTTGATCCGACAGCTGGCTGGTGGGGCGGAATGGCCATGGCTGTCGCTCCCTTAGGCGTTTATTACGGCCGGAGCTTTCAAGCAGAAGCACTGATGTTGCTTTGCGCTGCTGCGGCACTCGAGTGCCACAGCTTTTGGAGCAGTCAGAAATCAAAATGGGGACTGGTTCTGAGTTGGCTGTTTTTTACTACTGCGGCATTGATCAAAGTAATTCCTCTGCTTTGGCTAGGACTTCCATTACTACTGGTGCATCTGACCCCGGCTCCACGGGAGCAAGCAATAACGCTCCAAGTGACTGCTCAGCAGTTGCTAAGGCTATTTCGATCCCCAGGTTTCTGGATCTATGGCGGAACATCGATTGCGATTATTTCAGCCTGGTATTTCCATGCTTACCACCTTGGTGAAGCCAGCGGGTTGAGCTTCGGATTCTGGGGGGA includes:
- a CDS encoding glycosyltransferase family 2 protein: MSFTTGSENIEILGLSIILPTYNEAGSIETMVSSLLELTNQYQVEILVVDDDSQDGTANIVRKLARQDSRIKLIQRVGRSGLASAIKEGLIAAIYPFAIAMDSDGQHEPSSVLSAIQHLQDGAELVIGSRFLVNSKIHGLSERRTEGSNLANRLARWSLPNNYCHLTDYMSGFIAMDLNRCIQLIRKVDVNGFKFLYELLAISKGKLKITEIPLNFQPRLHGSSKLDYAILWDFVVSLIHTALFRLLPRRAISFGLVGVSGVVVQLIITSLVMALGLSFQKALPVAVISAASSNYLINNSLTFKDRRQHGRRLLKGLLKFLLVASLPSLANIGLATVFYNLVQANAVIAQLSGIIVVYIWNYAASSRFVWNTP